The proteins below are encoded in one region of Alistipes indistinctus YIT 12060:
- the tsf gene encoding translation elongation factor Ts, whose protein sequence is MEIKAADVAKLRAMTGAGMMDCKKALVEAEGDFDRAQDIIREKGKLVAAKRADRTATQGVVASKIVGQKGYMLCLACETDFVAQNADFVAATNAILDIAVEADAADLDALLAVVKDGKTVAEIVTEKSGQTGEKVELAYYGKIEAPMCVTYIHMNSKLGTLIGFNKEIDKEVAKDVAMQAAAMAPVSIDKGDCDPKIIEHERMIGREQARQEGKPEAMLDKIAEGKVNKFLKENTLLNQDLVKNNKISVGTYIKEADKDATVIAYKRFSLND, encoded by the coding sequence ATGGAAATTAAAGCTGCTGATGTTGCTAAACTCCGTGCGATGACCGGAGCCGGTATGATGGATTGCAAAAAGGCGCTGGTAGAGGCCGAAGGCGATTTCGACCGCGCTCAGGATATCATCCGTGAGAAGGGCAAACTGGTTGCCGCCAAGCGTGCCGACCGCACTGCTACGCAGGGTGTCGTTGCCTCGAAGATTGTGGGTCAGAAGGGCTACATGCTCTGCCTCGCTTGCGAAACCGACTTTGTGGCTCAGAATGCTGATTTCGTCGCTGCTACCAATGCGATCCTCGACATCGCTGTCGAAGCCGATGCGGCTGATCTCGATGCACTGCTGGCCGTTGTGAAGGACGGCAAGACCGTAGCCGAGATCGTGACCGAGAAATCGGGCCAGACCGGTGAGAAGGTCGAGTTGGCTTACTACGGCAAGATCGAAGCCCCGATGTGCGTGACCTATATCCACATGAACAGCAAGCTGGGTACGCTGATCGGCTTCAACAAGGAGATCGACAAAGAGGTTGCCAAGGATGTGGCCATGCAGGCTGCCGCTATGGCTCCCGTTTCGATCGACAAGGGGGACTGCGATCCGAAAATCATCGAGCACGAGCGTATGATCGGTCGCGAACAGGCCCGTCAGGAGGGTAAACCGGAGGCAATGCTCGATAAAATCGCCGAAGGGAAAGTTAACAAGTTCCTCAAAGAGAATACCCTGTTGAATCAGGATCTCGTGAAGAACAACAAAATCTCTGTAGGCACCTACATCAAGGAGGCTGACAAAGATGCAACCGTAATCGCTTACAAGCGTTTTTCGCTGAACGACTAA
- the rplM gene encoding 50S ribosomal protein L13, with amino-acid sequence MESLSYKTISANAATVTKEWVLIDATDAVVGRLASQVAKILRGKNKPSFTPHVDCGDNVIIINADKVKFTGKKMTDKVYVRHTGYPGGQRYATPADYLRKKPEFVLEKAVKSMLPRTRLGSALLRNLKVYAGSEHPHAAQAPKTIKLNEIK; translated from the coding sequence GTGGAGTCATTAAGCTACAAAACAATCTCCGCCAACGCTGCGACGGTCACCAAGGAATGGGTGCTGATCGACGCTACGGACGCGGTGGTGGGTCGGCTTGCTTCGCAGGTAGCCAAGATCCTGCGCGGTAAGAACAAGCCTAGCTTCACTCCTCACGTTGACTGCGGTGACAATGTCATCATCATCAACGCTGACAAAGTGAAGTTTACGGGCAAGAAGATGACGGACAAGGTGTACGTCCGTCACACGGGTTATCCCGGCGGCCAGCGTTACGCCACTCCGGCCGATTACCTGCGTAAGAAGCCCGAGTTCGTCCTCGAAAAGGCCGTCAAGAGCATGCTGCCCCGTACCCGTCTGGGCTCGGCGCTGCTGCGCAACCTGAAGGTGTATGCCGGAAGCGAACATCCGCATGCGGCACAGGCACCCAAAACTATCAAGTTAAACGAGATTAAGTAA
- the rpsB gene encoding 30S ribosomal protein S2 — protein sequence MPRTDFNQLLEAGAHFGHLKRKWNPKMAPYIFMEKNGIHIIDLHKTVMKIDEAAAALKQIAKSGRRVLFVATKKQAKDVVAETVAAVNMPYVTERWPGGMLTNFPTIRKAVKKMAMIDKMNTDGTFDNFSKREKLQISRQRAKLEKNLGSIADLTRLPAALFVVDVQKEANAVKEAKRLSIPVFAMVDTCCDPTDIDYVIPANDDATKSVAVVLEAVTAAIAEGLAERKLEKEKEAAESAAKAEKEPKPRVKKAVKADSAKAEPVAEAAAEEAEAPVVEAKAEKAESAE from the coding sequence ATGCCAAGAACTGATTTTAATCAATTACTGGAGGCCGGCGCTCACTTCGGCCACCTCAAGAGAAAGTGGAATCCCAAGATGGCTCCTTATATCTTCATGGAGAAAAACGGAATCCACATCATCGACCTTCACAAAACGGTGATGAAGATCGATGAAGCCGCCGCCGCGCTCAAGCAGATCGCCAAGAGCGGTCGCCGCGTCCTGTTCGTCGCTACGAAGAAGCAGGCCAAGGACGTCGTTGCGGAGACGGTTGCCGCAGTCAACATGCCGTATGTTACGGAACGTTGGCCGGGCGGTATGCTTACAAACTTCCCCACGATACGTAAAGCTGTCAAAAAAATGGCCATGATCGACAAGATGAATACCGATGGCACTTTTGACAACTTCTCAAAGAGAGAGAAACTCCAAATCAGCCGTCAGCGCGCCAAACTCGAGAAGAACCTCGGTTCGATCGCTGACCTGACCCGCCTTCCCGCCGCTCTGTTCGTAGTGGACGTGCAGAAAGAGGCCAACGCCGTGAAAGAGGCCAAACGCCTCAGCATCCCCGTATTTGCCATGGTTGATACTTGCTGTGATCCGACAGATATCGATTATGTAATTCCGGCAAACGACGATGCTACCAAATCGGTGGCTGTAGTCCTCGAGGCTGTGACCGCCGCTATCGCAGAAGGTTTGGCCGAACGTAAGCTCGAGAAGGAGAAAGAGGCTGCCGAATCTGCCGCCAAGGCAGAGAAGGAGCCCAAACCCCGGGTTAAGAAGGCTGTGAAAGCGGATTCCGCTAAAGCTGAACCGGTAGCCGAAGCCGCTGCTGAAGAGGCTGAAGCACCTGTTGTTGAAGCCAAGGCAGAAAAAGCCGAGTCCGCAGAATAA
- the era gene encoding GTPase Era, with amino-acid sequence MHKSGFVNIIGNPNVGKSTLMNALVGERLSIITSKAQTTRHRILGIVNGDDFQIVYSDTPGILKPNYKLHESMMKVVQGALKDADIILYVTDVTEGTEHRNEFVDKILRSGIKTILVINKIDLTTPDKLEQLVDEWRHILPDALIVPVSAAHNFNIGGLFDRILELLPEGEPFYPKDALTDKSLRFFASEIIREKILLNYEKEIPYSVEISIEEYKEEPTIDRISAVIYVARDSQKGILIGHQGSRLKKVGSEARADLEQFLGKKVFLQLFVKVNEDWRNSDRQLKRFGYEE; translated from the coding sequence ATGCATAAATCGGGTTTTGTCAACATCATCGGCAACCCCAACGTGGGGAAATCGACGCTGATGAACGCGCTGGTGGGCGAACGCCTTTCCATTATCACTTCCAAGGCGCAGACCACGCGCCACCGGATTCTGGGTATCGTCAATGGCGACGACTTCCAGATCGTCTATTCCGATACGCCGGGTATCCTGAAACCCAATTACAAGCTTCACGAGTCGATGATGAAGGTGGTGCAGGGGGCCCTCAAGGACGCTGACATCATCCTTTACGTCACCGACGTAACCGAGGGTACCGAACATCGGAACGAATTTGTGGACAAGATCCTCCGCAGCGGGATTAAAACAATCCTCGTTATCAATAAAATCGACCTGACGACACCTGACAAACTGGAGCAACTGGTCGATGAGTGGAGGCACATACTGCCCGATGCACTGATCGTCCCGGTATCGGCTGCGCACAATTTCAATATCGGCGGCCTGTTCGACCGTATTCTCGAACTGTTGCCCGAAGGGGAGCCCTTCTACCCGAAAGATGCGCTGACGGATAAGAGCCTGCGTTTTTTTGCATCGGAGATCATTCGTGAGAAGATCCTGCTCAATTACGAGAAGGAGATTCCTTACAGTGTCGAAATTTCGATCGAAGAGTACAAGGAAGAGCCTACGATCGACCGTATTTCAGCTGTGATCTATGTGGCGCGTGACAGTCAAAAGGGTATCCTGATCGGCCATCAGGGCTCACGCCTTAAGAAGGTGGGCTCCGAAGCGCGTGCCGATCTGGAGCAGTTCCTCGGCAAAAAGGTTTTCCTGCAGCTTTTCGTCAAAGTTAACGAGGACTGGCGCAACAGCGACCGTCAACTCAAGCGTTTCGGCTACGAGGAGTAG
- the rpsI gene encoding 30S ribosomal protein S9, giving the protein MEVVNAVGRRKAAVARVYVKPGKGNITINQKPLDTYFPLEIFQYVVKQPLLVTSTTENFDITITLDGGGIKGQAEAARLGIARALCEIDAEMRPVLKKNGFMTRDPREVERKKPGQPGARRKFQFSKR; this is encoded by the coding sequence ATGGAAGTTGTAAATGCCGTTGGACGCAGAAAAGCTGCTGTAGCTCGCGTTTACGTGAAACCCGGCAAAGGGAACATTACTATCAACCAGAAACCCCTGGACACCTACTTTCCGTTGGAAATTTTCCAGTATGTGGTGAAACAGCCGCTGTTGGTCACTTCGACCACTGAAAATTTCGACATCACCATCACTCTCGACGGTGGCGGAATCAAAGGCCAGGCTGAGGCTGCCCGCCTGGGTATCGCCCGCGCCCTCTGCGAAATCGATGCGGAGATGCGCCCGGTGCTCAAGAAGAACGGCTTCATGACGCGTGACCCGCGTGAGGTTGAGCGTAAGAAACCCGGTCAGCCCGGTGCACGTCGCAAGTTCCAGTTCAGCAAGCGTTAA
- a CDS encoding alpha-2-macroglobulin family protein, whose product MARTVISCIVITCILSVTQWDAGTLLYGKPPHKQQKTLLQSIGQTQIRVDEEDLPKSFYKFSLNKFIDTYKKGVPEKLYLQLDKPYYCAGETIWFKGYLLNAVTLSYPRPTRFIYVELVDKRDSVRRRIKVIENWNGFHNNLNLPRNLPSGHYLLRGYTQWMQNEDEAFFFKKVIPIVNPAPHAIADTLSDGSSPVKTLSSTEHPIATTDRQQTTAHTSETADNQDDFDIQFFPEGGHLLPLGAQVVAFKAIGTDGLSVEVTGKVFDSAGRFVTELASIHKGMGRFSLTPQYGQRYYAEVTAQNGTIRKVELPEVERSGCSLTVANWRRLLCYMSATPDLDPERLAIMILCRGKILASEEFRKNEWFKEIDTDYLLPGICHILVVDRVAKIPLAERLFFIRDKQPARVSVAASRKHIAARKEIALDITITNYRGVPAEGRFAVSVTDHDLVRQEPWEENIQSYLLMSSDLKGHIEDPAYYFKDNDPQTDYKLDLLMLTHGWTRFDIKKVLLDIYPEHPYPPEVTQKFTGTISGLSGKQVKDVSLVFSILRYNYSKRFHLKDSCRFSYTAIIPDSTVFMVQALNKKERMRGIQLTMDQDTFPAVRNAVPSCLYTTSNEVAAAMQSYADNYRQLTIPVKQEPTLPKLLAASAPPAVVRALTVPKERRFFGLNANTTTPEHLSAYNASTALDALKEGILPGVSLKYTTDANGKRHRYLDCLGKPIGLILIDSMPYAADNDGIELLNNLRVSMIESAGAIMAGDPQLKAYHLQGVSGLLLVRMKSGEALTQPIAPLPSMLMFAPFGFKQETEFYSPKYETAQQKNDPVPDLRTTLYWNPEIHASGTVSFYTGDRPAVYDVILEGVTKNNHICRYITTIDLRPE is encoded by the coding sequence ATGGCACGCACTGTAATATCCTGCATAGTGATTACCTGTATCCTGTCCGTGACACAATGGGATGCAGGCACTCTTCTATACGGCAAACCTCCGCATAAGCAGCAAAAAACTCTGCTACAATCCATCGGCCAGACACAGATCAGAGTCGACGAAGAAGATTTACCGAAATCATTCTACAAGTTTTCGCTCAACAAATTTATCGACACCTACAAAAAGGGTGTTCCGGAGAAACTCTACCTGCAGCTGGACAAACCTTACTATTGCGCCGGGGAAACGATTTGGTTCAAGGGTTATCTACTCAATGCGGTGACACTAAGCTATCCCCGCCCCACTCGTTTTATCTATGTCGAGTTGGTGGACAAACGGGACTCCGTACGCAGGCGGATCAAGGTAATCGAAAATTGGAACGGTTTTCACAACAACCTCAACCTGCCGCGAAATCTTCCTTCGGGCCACTACCTGCTGCGCGGCTACACACAATGGATGCAGAACGAAGATGAAGCATTTTTCTTCAAAAAAGTCATCCCGATCGTCAATCCGGCTCCACACGCCATTGCGGATACTCTTTCGGACGGCTCGTCTCCCGTGAAAACACTCTCCAGCACAGAACACCCAATCGCTACAACCGACCGGCAACAAACAACGGCACATACCTCGGAAACGGCTGACAACCAAGACGATTTCGACATTCAGTTCTTCCCGGAAGGCGGCCACCTACTTCCGCTAGGAGCGCAGGTCGTGGCATTCAAAGCAATCGGAACGGACGGACTTTCCGTTGAGGTGACAGGAAAGGTATTCGACAGTGCGGGAAGGTTCGTCACGGAGCTGGCATCGATCCACAAAGGCATGGGTCGTTTTTCGTTGACACCTCAGTACGGGCAGCGGTATTACGCCGAAGTGACTGCGCAAAACGGCACCATTCGTAAGGTAGAGCTTCCGGAAGTGGAGCGATCGGGATGTTCGCTCACCGTTGCCAACTGGCGGCGGCTGCTCTGTTATATGTCCGCCACACCGGATCTCGATCCGGAACGTCTTGCCATCATGATCCTGTGCAGGGGTAAAATCCTGGCATCGGAAGAGTTTCGTAAAAACGAATGGTTTAAAGAGATCGATACCGACTACCTGCTCCCGGGCATTTGCCATATCCTCGTGGTAGACCGTGTTGCGAAAATACCACTGGCCGAACGGCTCTTCTTCATCAGGGACAAGCAACCTGCCCGGGTTTCCGTGGCGGCTTCCCGTAAGCATATCGCCGCCCGCAAAGAGATCGCTCTGGACATCACGATCACAAACTATCGTGGTGTCCCGGCCGAAGGGCGTTTTGCCGTGTCCGTCACCGACCACGATTTAGTCAGGCAGGAACCATGGGAAGAAAATATCCAGTCCTACCTGCTGATGAGTTCCGACCTGAAGGGACATATCGAAGATCCCGCCTATTATTTCAAGGACAACGATCCGCAAACCGATTACAAACTCGATCTGTTGATGCTAACCCATGGTTGGACACGCTTTGACATCAAAAAAGTGCTTCTCGACATTTATCCAGAGCATCCCTATCCGCCGGAAGTAACGCAAAAATTCACGGGCACCATCTCCGGCCTCTCCGGCAAACAGGTAAAAGACGTATCACTCGTATTTTCGATCCTGCGCTACAACTACTCCAAACGTTTCCACCTAAAAGACAGTTGCAGGTTTTCCTATACAGCCATAATTCCGGACAGTACCGTTTTCATGGTTCAGGCACTGAACAAAAAAGAGCGAATGCGGGGGATCCAGCTCACGATGGACCAGGACACTTTCCCGGCCGTTCGTAACGCCGTCCCTTCCTGTCTGTACACAACAAGCAACGAGGTCGCAGCCGCCATGCAGAGTTATGCCGACAATTACCGACAACTGACCATTCCGGTTAAACAGGAACCGACCCTACCCAAACTGCTGGCCGCATCCGCCCCGCCGGCAGTTGTACGGGCATTGACAGTCCCCAAAGAGCGCCGTTTCTTTGGCCTGAATGCCAATACTACTACCCCTGAACATTTATCGGCATACAATGCATCCACAGCGCTGGACGCACTTAAAGAAGGTATTTTACCGGGCGTCAGTCTGAAATACACGACCGACGCAAACGGGAAGCGCCACCGTTACCTCGATTGCCTCGGAAAACCGATCGGACTGATCCTGATCGACAGCATGCCATACGCAGCGGACAATGATGGGATAGAATTGCTCAACAATTTACGTGTCAGCATGATAGAATCGGCAGGTGCTATCATGGCAGGCGATCCTCAACTAAAGGCCTATCATCTGCAAGGAGTGTCCGGACTGCTCCTGGTCCGCATGAAAAGCGGCGAGGCCCTGACTCAACCGATCGCCCCGCTTCCTTCCATGCTGATGTTCGCTCCGTTCGGCTTCAAACAAGAGACGGAGTTCTACTCGCCCAAATACGAAACAGCCCAGCAAAAGAATGATCCCGTGCCAGACTTGCGGACAACCCTCTACTGGAATCCGGAAATTCATGCGTCGGGTACCGTCTCTTTTTACACCGGAGACCGGCCTGCCGTATATGACGTAATCCTCGAAGGCGTCACAAAAAACAACCACATATGCCGCTATATCACGACAATCGACCTGAGACCTGAATAG
- a CDS encoding MG2 domain-containing protein, whose protein sequence is MYEKGIAEKLYLQLDKPYYSAGENIWFKGYLVNAVTLAPMRQSRYIYVELIDRNNTVQQRIKIRADEHGFHNCLKLPPETPRGQYTLRAYTQWMRNSGEAFFYNRILTIGNPIDNAVSATIRYTTEENGQCTAEIVFTDSEKKPIADQKLTYLLALDGKTKRYSAQTTQRGKLLVGFPIPQQDMVSNSLTVTIDDPNMPYEKQFIIPAFSQDYSVDFFPEGGHLLPLGMQTVAFKAIGTNGLSVEVNGQIVDGEGIPVTTFNTIHKGMGRLSFVPQSGKRYFAETLDSAGLAKRFELPPVSPSGCTLAVTERNGLLLCQATATPDIDPAKLGLVVHVKGQVIAVDPLASFPSVWSVGKQSLPPGIAHFSIVDQDTGQPVAERLYFIHETSSPQAAFATNSNQYGAREKVTLTIHLKDTTGQSSGSFAVAVTDRHAVQQNPDDGDIRSNLLLTSDLKGYIEEPGYYFYDRTLQKDHKLDLLMLTHGWTRFNISDLLKGRLPEAKFPVEESQTVSGEVLGMFGGAPKSTTVTICSLKDSYVEELPLGNTNKFLFPNCDFADSTTLLLQSKRAKGGTTGLELKIDPETFPDANAGIPLPKIGENPTDSTFIPLEYLDQLKEQYYAEGGIRIINLSNVTVTAQRKHMFNGQYVERVIGQEILNHFKGASRLSEAMSYLRVSNVYDEITGEHTTVPNRSGAGAIECFVVDGRKINAGMFNNIPPNRVEAMGYLEPGEAGKYGSEARNGAIVVRLKEGYTLNNIFDTPTLATVTVTPLGYKKPEAFYAPKYETSAAKADNKPDLRTTVYWDPCVKPDRNGKISLTFYTADKATVYDVILEGITDNGSICRATTTIDRTR, encoded by the coding sequence ATGTATGAAAAAGGAATCGCCGAAAAGCTCTACCTCCAACTCGACAAACCCTATTACAGCGCAGGAGAAAACATCTGGTTCAAAGGATACCTGGTGAATGCGGTGACACTGGCACCGATGCGGCAAAGCCGGTATATCTATGTTGAACTGATCGACCGGAACAACACGGTCCAGCAGCGCATCAAAATCAGAGCCGACGAGCACGGCTTCCACAACTGCCTGAAACTGCCGCCCGAAACCCCGCGCGGACAATATACACTCCGAGCCTATACGCAATGGATGAGAAACAGCGGCGAGGCTTTTTTCTACAACCGCATCCTCACCATCGGAAATCCGATAGACAATGCCGTGTCAGCCACCATCCGCTATACGACCGAAGAAAACGGACAATGCACCGCCGAAATCGTTTTCACCGATTCGGAGAAAAAGCCCATTGCAGATCAAAAACTCACCTACCTGCTTGCATTGGACGGCAAAACCAAACGCTATTCAGCCCAAACTACCCAACGGGGAAAACTCCTCGTCGGATTCCCTATTCCCCAACAAGACATGGTGTCCAATTCACTCACAGTCACCATAGACGACCCAAACATGCCTTATGAAAAGCAATTCATCATACCCGCCTTCTCCCAAGATTACAGCGTCGATTTTTTCCCCGAAGGCGGACACCTGCTTCCACTCGGTATGCAAACCGTCGCTTTCAAGGCAATAGGGACCAACGGACTGTCGGTCGAAGTGAATGGGCAGATCGTAGACGGAGAAGGAATCCCCGTCACGACATTCAATACGATCCACAAAGGCATGGGCCGGCTTTCGTTCGTGCCGCAGAGCGGGAAACGATACTTTGCAGAAACCCTCGACAGCGCCGGACTCGCCAAACGGTTCGAACTGCCCCCGGTCTCCCCTTCGGGATGTACGCTTGCAGTAACCGAGCGCAATGGCTTACTCCTCTGCCAGGCAACAGCCACCCCGGATATCGATCCGGCGAAACTGGGGCTGGTCGTACATGTAAAAGGCCAGGTCATCGCCGTCGATCCACTCGCTTCATTCCCTTCCGTCTGGTCGGTTGGCAAACAGAGCCTTCCGCCAGGTATCGCGCATTTTTCCATTGTGGATCAGGATACCGGGCAACCGGTGGCCGAAAGGCTCTACTTTATACACGAGACCTCTTCACCTCAGGCAGCCTTTGCGACCAACAGCAACCAATACGGCGCACGTGAAAAAGTAACGCTAACAATTCATTTGAAAGACACGACCGGACAAAGTTCCGGATCGTTCGCCGTCGCCGTGACGGACAGACATGCCGTCCAACAGAACCCGGACGACGGCGACATCCGTTCGAACCTGCTGCTCACCTCCGATCTGAAAGGATACATCGAAGAACCGGGCTACTATTTTTACGACCGCACACTGCAGAAAGACCACAAACTCGACCTGCTGATGCTGACTCACGGCTGGACGCGGTTTAACATCTCCGACCTGCTGAAAGGCCGATTGCCGGAGGCAAAATTCCCGGTCGAAGAGAGCCAGACGGTATCGGGAGAGGTACTGGGGATGTTCGGGGGGGCGCCCAAATCGACGACGGTTACCATCTGTTCGCTGAAAGACAGTTACGTAGAAGAGTTGCCGCTGGGCAATACCAACAAGTTCCTTTTTCCCAACTGCGATTTTGCGGACAGTACGACCCTGCTGCTGCAGAGCAAACGTGCGAAAGGAGGCACCACGGGACTCGAACTCAAAATCGATCCCGAAACGTTCCCGGATGCAAATGCCGGTATCCCATTGCCTAAAATCGGGGAGAATCCGACCGATTCGACCTTTATCCCGCTCGAATACCTCGACCAACTCAAAGAACAATACTATGCCGAAGGCGGCATCCGGATCATCAACCTTTCCAATGTAACGGTAACTGCCCAAAGAAAACATATGTTCAACGGACAATACGTCGAACGGGTCATCGGCCAGGAGATACTAAATCATTTCAAAGGAGCCTCCCGACTGAGCGAAGCAATGAGTTACCTGCGCGTGTCAAACGTCTATGACGAGATCACAGGGGAACACACCACCGTACCCAACAGAAGCGGAGCCGGTGCAATTGAATGCTTCGTCGTGGACGGACGTAAAATCAACGCGGGAATGTTCAACAATATCCCTCCGAACCGGGTGGAAGCCATGGGATACCTCGAACCGGGCGAAGCGGGCAAATACGGTTCCGAAGCCCGGAACGGCGCCATAGTCGTACGCCTGAAAGAGGGCTATACGCTCAATAATATATTCGACACTCCTACATTGGCGACCGTCACGGTTACGCCGCTGGGTTACAAAAAACCGGAAGCGTTTTACGCACCCAAATACGAAACCTCTGCGGCGAAAGCCGACAACAAGCCGGACCTGAGGACAACCGTTTATTGGGATCCATGCGTTAAACCCGACCGCAACGGGAAAATTTCGCTGACCTTTTACACGGCAGACAAAGCAACCGTTTATGACGTCATACTGGAAGGAATCACCGATAACGGATCAATCTGCCGGGCAACCACCACAATCGACCGGACCCGGTAA